The following are encoded in a window of Brevibacillus ruminantium genomic DNA:
- a CDS encoding DUF4870 domain-containing protein: MDHRGIKAITHASTFFAPILVPLLVWLLISDRYVKNTALQALFFHIIMGVLIAISIPFCYILIGIPFFIVFSLVALYYPIKGILYSLSGRPFAYPILGSLFR; the protein is encoded by the coding sequence ATGGATCACAGAGGCATCAAAGCTATTACACACGCGAGTACTTTTTTTGCTCCGATTCTCGTTCCGCTGCTGGTTTGGCTGTTGATTTCCGATCGATATGTGAAAAACACGGCTTTGCAAGCATTGTTTTTTCACATCATTATGGGTGTCTTGATTGCCATCTCGATCCCTTTCTGCTACATCCTGATCGGCATTCCGTTCTTTATTGTGTTTAGCCTGGTGGCCTTGTACTACCCGATCAAAGGCATTCTGTACTCGTTGAGCGGCAGACCGTTTGCATACCCGATCCTTGGTTCGCTTTTCCGCTGA
- a CDS encoding ABC transporter permease: MHIDKIAKREIKIGFRNPWAYSFMALFSLFSLALLLIQSQTYMEGYTYTTGTMLNLILYLLPLMTMLLASFSLTAEKEEGSWQLLSTYALTTTAFLWGKYFGLAVVLVSIVCFGYGFSGLIGSFLGTGFTLSALLFFLFFSICIVLLFLGIAIVVGTLSRNRWQALTIGVSIWFFYILAWPTLLISAMSFLPYKWIKPVMQIATCLNPAEFVRIFSVVKMGGGSIFGPEYYNWITWMQSPFGIIGFIALSVMWIVCTMAIATLVWERGRYRD, from the coding sequence GTGCATATCGATAAAATCGCCAAACGAGAGATCAAGATAGGCTTTCGAAATCCTTGGGCTTATTCGTTTATGGCCCTTTTTTCTTTGTTCAGCCTGGCGTTGCTGCTCATCCAATCACAAACCTACATGGAAGGGTATACGTACACGACAGGGACAATGCTCAACCTGATTTTGTATCTGCTGCCCCTGATGACCATGCTGTTGGCTTCCTTTTCTCTAACGGCAGAGAAGGAGGAAGGGAGCTGGCAGCTGCTGTCCACCTACGCCTTGACCACGACCGCATTTTTATGGGGAAAGTACTTTGGACTGGCTGTGGTGCTCGTCTCGATTGTCTGCTTTGGATACGGCTTTTCCGGCCTGATCGGTTCTTTCCTGGGGACGGGGTTTACGTTGTCAGCGCTTCTCTTTTTCCTGTTCTTTTCCATTTGCATCGTCCTGTTGTTTCTGGGGATCGCCATCGTCGTCGGGACGTTGAGCAGAAACCGCTGGCAAGCCCTGACGATTGGCGTCAGCATCTGGTTTTTCTACATTTTGGCCTGGCCGACCCTTCTCATCTCGGCGATGAGCTTTCTGCCCTACAAATGGATCAAACCGGTTATGCAGATCGCAACCTGCCTCAACCCTGCTGAGTTTGTCAGGATCTTTTCGGTCGTCAAAATGGGGGGCGGTTCCATTTTTGGCCCGGAATATTACAACTGGATCACCTGGATGCAATCTCCGTTCGGCATCATCGGGTTCATCGCCCTTTCTGTGATGTGGATTGTGTGTACGATGGCGATTGCCACATTGGTCTGGGAAAGAGGGAGATACCGTGACTAA
- a CDS encoding EamA family transporter, translating into MRYILLVFLGACSYGILSTIVKLAYGQGYSPSEVVGGQMFFGFLLTWIPALFTLRQKPSPKRLLLLLAVGLPVGSTGLLYYNSLQHIPASIAIVLLFQFTWMSVLLETILTRKKPSKATLCSLILLFGGTLLAGGVIDKGIGSFTLTGVAFGLAAAVSYTLFIFFSGKAAPEVNSWLRTSLMSTGSMLLVFLVYPPSFLTSGVLFDGLFGYVFPLALFGVFVPTLCFTFGVPHTGPAMAGILGAAELPMAVFSSYIILQESVSLLQWIGVVIILVGIVLPEWARQRGNKKAPAPLA; encoded by the coding sequence ATGCGATACATACTGCTTGTCTTCTTGGGTGCTTGCAGCTACGGAATCCTGTCCACGATTGTCAAACTGGCCTATGGCCAAGGATATTCACCAAGTGAAGTGGTAGGCGGGCAGATGTTTTTCGGATTTTTGCTTACGTGGATTCCCGCGCTGTTCACCCTGCGTCAAAAGCCTTCTCCAAAACGTCTCCTGCTGCTGCTGGCGGTCGGCCTTCCTGTTGGCTCTACCGGATTGCTCTATTACAACTCCCTGCAACACATACCGGCCTCGATCGCGATCGTTCTGCTATTTCAGTTTACCTGGATGAGCGTCTTGCTGGAGACGATTTTGACACGTAAAAAGCCCTCCAAAGCCACTCTCTGCTCGCTGATCCTACTGTTTGGCGGTACTCTTTTGGCGGGGGGTGTCATCGACAAAGGAATCGGTTCGTTTACGCTGACCGGCGTTGCCTTTGGTCTGGCTGCTGCCGTCTCGTATACCTTGTTTATCTTTTTTAGCGGAAAAGCGGCACCGGAAGTCAATTCCTGGCTGCGTACGTCCTTGATGTCTACAGGCTCGATGCTCCTGGTGTTTCTTGTCTATCCGCCATCCTTTCTGACAAGCGGCGTACTGTTCGACGGCCTGTTTGGCTACGTTTTTCCGCTTGCCCTGTTTGGTGTGTTTGTCCCAACCCTTTGTTTTACCTTTGGTGTCCCGCATACGGGTCCGGCGATGGCAGGCATTCTGGGGGCGGCCGAGCTGCCAATGGCAGTCTTTTCCTCCTACATCATCCTGCAGGAATCAGTCAGCCTGCTTCAATGGATCGGCGTGGTGATTATTCTGGTTGGGATCGTACTGCCGGAATGGGCTCGTCAAAGAGGCAACAAAAAAGCTCCCGCACCCCTGGCGTAA
- a CDS encoding ABC transporter ATP-binding protein — protein MDEQQQHPRGSSPMRGAGASIGMGRGRMPGMGPKVKAKNTNKTLIRIWSYLAEQRRKLVLVFALSILCSGFALAGPYLIGKAIDAYILPGDYAGLAKLCLGLVAIYLFSSLMSWLQSYVMSGVTQQTVWKLRKDLFSRYQQLSIRFFDSRQHGELMSRMTNDIDNVSNTLNQNVIQLAMSLITITGSLIIMLSLNVWLTLVSLISIPLVILFTKLIASYTRNFFKGQQQQLGELNSFIEETISGQKVVKLFCRESISTEQFQEINNKLKRVGNQAQILSGLFGPVMNVVNNLSFALLAAVGGWMAFNGWTSVGIIVSFLHYSKQFGRPINELANQYNLIQSTIAGAERVFEILDLDSEFSDDTKPQSGQPIKGEVSFDRVSFGYQAEVPVLHDVTFAAKPGEMIALVGPTGTGKTTIVNLLTRFYEIDQGAILIDGQDIRTMDKRYLRKQLAIVLQDAYLFAGTIRENIRFGRLDATDEEVEAAARLANADSFIKKLSRGYETMLTAEGSNLSHGQRQLLTIARAILADPAILILDEATSNVDTRTEMHIQTAMKNLMRGRTSFVIAHRLSTIREADQILVMNEGRIIERGRHETLLEQKGFYHELYHSQFGRTEETGS, from the coding sequence ATGGATGAACAACAGCAACATCCGCGAGGCTCTTCACCGATGAGAGGGGCAGGTGCGTCCATAGGGATGGGGCGCGGCCGGATGCCGGGGATGGGCCCAAAGGTAAAGGCGAAAAATACCAATAAAACGCTAATAAGAATCTGGAGCTACCTGGCGGAGCAGCGGCGCAAGTTGGTATTGGTTTTTGCCTTGTCGATTCTCTGCTCCGGTTTTGCCCTCGCTGGTCCTTATCTGATCGGAAAGGCGATTGATGCGTACATTCTTCCGGGCGATTATGCCGGACTTGCGAAGCTTTGCCTGGGGCTTGTGGCTATCTACCTGTTCAGCAGCTTGATGTCCTGGCTTCAATCCTATGTGATGTCAGGCGTCACCCAGCAAACAGTCTGGAAACTGCGGAAGGATCTCTTTTCCCGTTACCAGCAGCTCTCTATCCGTTTTTTTGACAGCCGTCAGCACGGCGAGCTGATGAGCCGGATGACCAATGATATCGACAATGTTTCCAATACGCTCAATCAGAATGTGATTCAACTGGCGATGAGTCTGATCACGATTACAGGATCACTGATCATCATGCTGAGTCTCAACGTCTGGCTCACCTTGGTGAGTCTGATCAGCATACCGCTTGTCATACTGTTCACCAAACTGATTGCCAGCTATACACGGAATTTTTTTAAGGGACAGCAGCAGCAGCTGGGTGAACTCAACAGCTTTATCGAAGAGACAATCTCCGGACAAAAAGTAGTGAAGCTTTTTTGCCGCGAGTCGATCTCTACAGAACAGTTTCAAGAGATCAACAACAAACTAAAGCGTGTCGGGAATCAGGCACAAATCCTCTCCGGGCTGTTCGGTCCGGTGATGAACGTGGTGAATAACCTCAGTTTTGCCTTGCTGGCAGCGGTAGGCGGATGGATGGCTTTCAACGGTTGGACATCTGTAGGGATTATCGTGAGCTTTCTTCACTACTCCAAACAGTTTGGCCGCCCAATCAATGAACTGGCAAACCAGTACAACCTGATTCAATCCACCATTGCGGGAGCAGAGCGCGTATTTGAGATCCTCGATCTGGATTCGGAATTCAGCGATGATACAAAGCCCCAATCTGGACAGCCAATCAAAGGTGAGGTCTCTTTTGACCGCGTCTCGTTTGGCTATCAAGCGGAGGTACCTGTCCTTCATGATGTGACATTTGCGGCAAAGCCAGGTGAAATGATCGCGCTGGTCGGACCGACGGGCACGGGAAAAACAACGATCGTCAATCTGTTAACCCGCTTTTATGAAATTGACCAGGGAGCGATTCTCATCGATGGTCAGGATATCAGGACGATGGATAAGCGATATCTACGCAAGCAACTGGCCATCGTGCTGCAGGATGCCTACCTGTTTGCCGGAACGATTCGGGAAAACATACGCTTTGGCCGTCTTGATGCAACCGATGAGGAGGTAGAGGCGGCTGCCAGGTTGGCCAATGCAGACAGCTTCATCAAAAAGCTGTCCCGGGGGTATGAGACGATGCTGACCGCCGAAGGAAGCAACCTCTCTCACGGTCAGCGGCAATTGCTCACGATTGCTCGGGCGATTCTGGCAGATCCCGCGATTCTGATTTTGGACGAAGCGACCAGCAACGTAGATACGCGCACAGAGATGCATATACAGACCGCGATGAAAAATCTGATGAGGGGACGAACCAGCTTCGTCATTGCCCATCGGCTCAGTACAATCCGGGAAGCAGACCAGATTCTGGTTATGAATGAGGGGCGTATTATTGAGCGGGGAAGACATGAGACGCTGCTGGAACAGAAAGGCTTTTACCACGAACTGTATCATAGCCAATTTGGCCGTACGGAAGAAACGGGTTCATAA
- the hmpA gene encoding NO-inducible flavohemoprotein produces MLSQQTIDIIKSTVPVLEMHGKAITTRFYQILFAKHPELLHIFNHANQKQGRQQTALANAVYAAAAHIDNLEAILPAVKQIAYKHRSLGIKPEHYPIVGENLLAAIKDVLGDAATKEIINAWAEAYGVIADAFISVEEGMYREAEEAEGGWRDFRPFEVVQKVKESEVITSFYLKPLDGGKLPSFLPGQYISVKMTIPGQAYTHIRQYSLSDRPGKEYYRISVKREDGAGETPAGIVSQYLHEQVKEGDILPISAPAGDFTLDMTKETPVVLLSGGVGLTPMMSMLQAIVECQPNRRVTFIHAARNSLTHAMREQVTAAVSGHPQSVSYVVYSEPTEADRTHGSYDREGFIDLPWLQSVLPDQHAEFYFCGPVPFMKGVYRALREWGVPEERIHFEFFGPMGSLVE; encoded by the coding sequence ATGCTTAGCCAACAAACAATCGACATCATCAAATCAACCGTACCCGTCCTGGAAATGCACGGCAAGGCGATTACCACCAGGTTCTACCAAATATTGTTTGCCAAGCATCCAGAACTGCTCCATATATTTAACCACGCCAATCAAAAACAGGGACGGCAGCAAACAGCCCTGGCCAATGCGGTCTATGCGGCTGCTGCTCACATTGATAATCTGGAAGCGATTTTGCCTGCCGTCAAGCAGATTGCTTACAAGCACCGCAGCCTGGGCATCAAACCGGAGCACTATCCGATTGTCGGAGAAAATCTGCTGGCTGCCATCAAAGATGTGCTGGGAGATGCAGCGACGAAGGAGATTATCAACGCTTGGGCAGAAGCCTACGGCGTGATCGCCGACGCTTTTATCAGCGTCGAAGAAGGCATGTACCGCGAAGCCGAAGAGGCAGAGGGTGGCTGGAGAGATTTCCGGCCGTTTGAAGTGGTCCAAAAAGTGAAGGAAAGCGAGGTCATTACCTCCTTTTATCTGAAACCGCTGGATGGAGGCAAGCTTCCGTCATTTCTGCCTGGTCAATACATCAGCGTAAAGATGACCATACCGGGTCAAGCGTATACGCATATCCGTCAGTACAGCCTGTCAGATCGCCCAGGGAAAGAGTATTACCGCATCAGCGTAAAACGAGAGGATGGCGCAGGAGAAACCCCGGCGGGGATCGTCTCTCAGTATCTCCATGAACAAGTGAAAGAGGGAGATATTTTGCCAATCAGCGCGCCAGCCGGTGATTTTACGCTCGACATGACAAAAGAGACACCTGTGGTCCTGCTGAGCGGGGGTGTCGGGCTTACGCCTATGATGAGCATGCTGCAGGCGATTGTCGAATGCCAGCCAAATCGTCGGGTTACGTTTATTCACGCGGCACGCAACAGCCTTACACATGCGATGCGGGAACAAGTAACAGCAGCCGTCTCCGGGCATCCACAGTCCGTTTCCTACGTGGTGTATTCTGAGCCGACAGAAGCGGATCGGACACACGGCAGTTATGACCGGGAAGGTTTCATTGACTTGCCTTGGCTTCAGTCCGTTCTGCCCGACCAGCACGCCGAGTTTTATTTCTGCGGACCGGTTCCGTTTATGAAAGGCGTTTATCGGGCCTTGCGTGAATGGGGCGTGCCCGAAGAGCGGATACACTTTGAGTTCTTCGGCCCTATGGGCAGTCTGGTTGAATAA
- a CDS encoding DMT family transporter, which translates to MPTKKQLLWADLSLFLIALAWGYTFILSKDLLTELTPFAFTGSRFLIASAILLPFVWKRLKYVSRQAWLQGILCGIALCAAYTLQILGIDQTTPGKAGVITGTNVILVPFLYFLWRRLPVKRGAILGSLLAFIGILCLSGEGDWGGLTYGDLLVFLCALFFALHILMVDRVYEKHGDIDTLSFVMIQLLVVGVIDTVIAAFSEPIPRNLSGYGWFAFWFDCLLGTLLAYVVQIKAQQFSPPVHVSILLSLEAVFAFLFSWLLWGEPLTALVVIGVLLMLTGIYVTELSDHRGETP; encoded by the coding sequence GTGCCTACAAAAAAACAACTTCTTTGGGCCGACCTGTCCTTATTTTTGATTGCTTTAGCTTGGGGCTATACCTTTATCCTGTCAAAGGATCTGCTGACGGAGTTAACCCCGTTTGCTTTTACCGGGTCGCGCTTCCTGATCGCTTCGGCTATCCTGCTGCCGTTTGTATGGAAACGGCTGAAATACGTCAGTCGTCAGGCATGGCTGCAAGGAATCCTTTGCGGGATCGCACTGTGCGCAGCGTATACCCTGCAAATTCTCGGAATCGATCAGACGACTCCGGGAAAAGCCGGCGTCATTACCGGAACAAATGTGATTTTGGTACCCTTCCTCTATTTTCTCTGGAGAAGATTGCCGGTCAAAAGAGGGGCGATACTGGGTAGTCTGCTCGCATTTATCGGGATCCTGTGCTTATCGGGAGAGGGTGACTGGGGCGGGTTAACATATGGGGATCTGCTTGTTTTTCTTTGTGCCCTCTTTTTTGCCCTGCATATCCTGATGGTGGACAGGGTTTATGAAAAGCACGGGGACATTGATACGCTTTCTTTTGTGATGATTCAATTGCTGGTGGTGGGAGTTATCGATACCGTGATCGCGGCCTTTTCTGAGCCGATTCCCCGCAATCTCAGCGGGTACGGCTGGTTTGCTTTCTGGTTCGACTGCCTGTTGGGGACGCTGTTGGCCTACGTTGTACAAATCAAGGCACAGCAATTCTCACCGCCCGTTCACGTGAGCATTCTGCTTTCTTTGGAAGCGGTGTTTGCCTTTCTCTTTTCCTGGCTATTGTGGGGAGAACCGCTGACCGCGCTGGTTGTCATCGGAGTCCTGCTGATGCTGACCGGAATTTACGTGACAGAGCTTTCTGACCACAGGGGAGAAACCCCATGA
- a CDS encoding right-handed parallel beta-helix repeat-containing protein, translating to MRCLIASFVLAVIPFPVTISAAPLQDQKGLQSMIDQAKPGETVTIPQGAYEGPIRIAKPLILRGEGNVVINSTGQEAVLTIESDQATVRDLRIIDKRINEPDASVVVRGSNNLLEKITIETMGTGVQLIQAHHNTLREMVIVGGVNEPETDTDTEIDHSKHKFLAPVNTGPEPKKGNGIHLDRANSNWIEANRIENMFDGIYVENSNANHMTQNYVEKSRYGYHFMGTSDSALLGNTGSANVTGAMLMETTRADVRENQFIKQRENPNSQGILLFDVTASTIQNNLIEGNRVGLFMEKSTQNVVSGNRLEKNFIGMQLKGAEQNQVTANQFIANVIQGQAQTSAANRLEGNYWDTMQGIDLDGDQHSDLPYEMNPFFLALTGAVPPYQLFFQSPGFVFLEGLFTASAATSIRDERPLMAPVHAVMSSADNGQPTERLTVMGISAALLALTILLIYLGVRQK from the coding sequence ATGCGATGCCTGATCGCCAGTTTTGTCTTGGCAGTGATTCCTTTCCCTGTGACAATCAGTGCAGCTCCGCTCCAGGATCAGAAAGGCTTGCAGAGCATGATTGACCAGGCAAAGCCGGGTGAGACCGTCACGATTCCCCAAGGAGCCTATGAGGGACCGATTCGGATAGCCAAACCGCTCATCCTGCGCGGAGAGGGAAACGTAGTGATCAATAGCACAGGCCAGGAGGCGGTTCTGACAATTGAGTCCGATCAGGCGACGGTTCGAGACCTGCGTATTATCGACAAACGCATCAATGAACCGGACGCGTCTGTGGTTGTCCGGGGAAGTAATAACCTGCTGGAGAAGATCACGATTGAGACAATGGGAACGGGTGTACAGCTGATCCAGGCCCATCACAATACGCTCAGGGAGATGGTCATCGTGGGTGGCGTAAACGAACCTGAGACCGATACAGATACAGAGATTGACCATAGCAAACACAAGTTTCTCGCCCCGGTCAACACGGGCCCGGAACCCAAAAAGGGAAACGGCATTCACCTGGATCGAGCCAATTCCAACTGGATAGAAGCAAACCGGATTGAAAATATGTTTGACGGGATCTACGTAGAAAACAGCAATGCAAACCACATGACACAGAACTACGTCGAGAAGTCGCGGTACGGGTACCATTTCATGGGGACATCGGATTCAGCTTTGCTCGGCAACACAGGGAGTGCCAATGTAACCGGAGCGATGCTGATGGAAACGACGAGAGCAGATGTGCGGGAGAATCAGTTTATCAAGCAGCGGGAAAATCCCAATTCGCAGGGCATTCTGCTGTTTGACGTGACGGCGTCGACGATTCAAAACAATCTGATCGAAGGAAACCGGGTCGGTCTGTTTATGGAAAAATCAACGCAAAATGTCGTTTCCGGGAATCGTCTGGAGAAAAACTTCATCGGCATGCAACTGAAAGGTGCCGAACAGAATCAGGTTACAGCCAATCAGTTTATCGCCAATGTGATTCAGGGACAGGCGCAGACCAGCGCAGCCAATCGGTTGGAGGGCAACTATTGGGACACGATGCAGGGCATTGATCTGGACGGGGATCAACACAGTGACTTGCCCTATGAGATGAATCCGTTTTTTCTGGCGCTGACAGGTGCAGTACCGCCGTATCAGCTATTCTTTCAGTCACCGGGATTTGTCTTTCTGGAGGGGTTGTTCACAGCCAGCGCGGCAACCTCGATCCGGGACGAACGTCCGCTGATGGCTCCGGTTCATGCGGTGATGTCCTCTGCTGACAACGGACAGCCAACAGAGCGTTTGACAGTGATGGGCATCAGCGCAGCATTGCTGGCCTTAACGATACTATTAATTTATCTGGGAGTGAGACAAAAATGA
- a CDS encoding nitrous oxide reductase accessory protein NosL translates to MKKWSFAAGMMMILSAVMIGCGKEAAQPVDIAEGVDKCEICHMGVANDQHATEILMTDGKALKFDDIGCMYQWIAENGTEQIDVQYVRDYLSKEWVQGEQATYVYDENFKTPMGYGIYSFKEKSAADAFTKEQQAGTVMVAQDLKNHTWESSMKKHKAGHGEGHGGGQAENHGASHGEGHGDAGKTGEHTPSTANHN, encoded by the coding sequence ATGAAAAAATGGTCGTTTGCAGCAGGGATGATGATGATTTTATCGGCGGTGATGATTGGATGCGGAAAAGAGGCAGCGCAGCCGGTAGACATTGCCGAGGGTGTAGACAAGTGTGAAATTTGTCACATGGGCGTAGCCAATGACCAGCATGCCACGGAAATCCTCATGACAGACGGAAAGGCTTTGAAATTTGACGACATCGGCTGCATGTACCAGTGGATTGCAGAAAACGGAACTGAACAGATCGATGTCCAATATGTCCGCGATTACCTCTCCAAGGAGTGGGTGCAGGGTGAGCAAGCGACTTATGTCTACGATGAAAACTTCAAAACCCCGATGGGATATGGCATCTATTCCTTTAAAGAAAAATCAGCAGCGGATGCCTTCACCAAGGAGCAACAGGCAGGTACCGTGATGGTTGCTCAAGATTTGAAAAACCACACCTGGGAGTCGAGCATGAAAAAGCATAAAGCTGGCCACGGCGAAGGACATGGCGGGGGCCAAGCAGAAAATCATGGAGCAAGCCATGGAGAGGGTCACGGGGATGCCGGAAAAACCGGAGAACACACGCCAAGCACTGCAAATCACAACTAA